A single region of the Melospiza melodia melodia isolate bMelMel2 chromosome 7 unlocalized genomic scaffold, bMelMel2.pri SUPER_7_unloc_1, whole genome shotgun sequence genome encodes:
- the LOC134432715 gene encoding uncharacterized protein LOC134432715 isoform X3, giving the protein MEPQELSPALLQPQVTVVAILGELLDTLPSLDEMTLLVSPLHLYWDLMDFTNELRDSLYRIDDTWRHCNFISDDDDPPTSLSQALATHKSSPCTRWICVRMKAWKWPRSVAALKDRWAELARKATKLPNACRDLATKAADRAATATARAKELQDKAARYWTAQENMVKFRQALGGEDGAEVVVRHEAQVRRDAMVAASEARRATMVRQRLEVALGLLERLVAACDEATAFPRELQRRVGDIGSILRWINQVPSSIREDLVVKVAVAEWLWEANAHLAKDHLVGTLQDIIKFYFHDGPTSLSAREVAERCQRAIDDIPRLLRPPDCPQSIPNVSPVTMEPQELSLALLQPQVTVVAILGEMLATLHRRDEMTLLLMSTVSLYRDLEDFTREFRATLYPIDGTWWRQDVPVDEDDPPVSLSQALAAYKSTQWTTSFRVEMEVGKWQRSVDVLVGRRAKLAWAATKLCNTCRVMVTEAGYRAATATAQARELQATAAHYGTAQENMVELGQALGREEGMEVVAGHGAQVKRKARVAAREATRATMVRQRVEVALGLLERLVAACDEATAFPRELQRLLRDTKATLKGTKKQSINVPNALVTKVAMAELLWKTNTRLAKDHLGKTLPDVIEFLFNGGLDSPSACGVAERCQRVIEDIPRLLRPPECPQGVPKVSPVSMELQELSPALLQPQVTMVAILGELLATLPRQDEEMLPVSPLHLYWDLEEFTNELRTTLYCIDDTWRHQNVTVNDDDPVNSLSQALAAYKSTPWISQNPVTMATRKWQGLVAALVNSWAELARKAAELRNTWREVVTEAATARARELQDEAARYGTAQENMVELDQALGREEGAKVVAGHEAQVRREARVAASEATRATMERQQLEAALGLLERLVAACDEATAFPRELQRRVGDIEAALKGTNEVSCDVPNALIAKVAVAEWLWEASARLAKDHLGGTLQDMIDFYYGCAPDSPRCRRMAEWCQRAIEDIPRLLRPPERPQGVSKVSRVSMEPQELSPALLQPQVTVVAILGELLATLPSLDAMMMLLLSPSCLYWDLIDFTRELQTTLYRFDAAWWCRSVTFNDDDPPTSLSRTLAAYKSTRWTTCFHVRRATSKWQWSVSMLMNSWAQLARAATELRNTCRDLATKAADREATATATARARALQDEAARYWTAQENMVGLGQALGREEGMEVVAGHESWVRREAMLAASEATRATMVRQRVEAALGLLERLVAACDEATAFPRELQCLLRDTKATLEATKKQSINVPEDLVAKVAVAERLWEANARLGKDHLVATLDNITKFLFPGGLASPSACEVAEWCQRVIEDIPRLLQPLERPKSIPTVSPETMEIEELSLALLQPQVTVVATLCELLANLPRQDEEMLLPMSPEGLCSDLKNFTRELRESLYYIDDTWWRRDVTWDYDDPPTSDDDDDDDDSYTYDGDDPPTSLSQALAAYESTPWTRCNHVTMEASKWQLSVSVLVDSWAELVRKASKLRKACRKMATEAADRAATATSRARELQAMAARYWTAQENMVELGQALGREEGAKVVAEHESWVRREARVAASKATRATMVRQRLEAALGLLERLVATCDKATTFLRELQRRVGDIKAALKGISEASPNVPKDLVAKVAVAERLWEANARLAKDHLLGALDDITAFDCHFRDLSCFADEVAERCQRAIKDIPRLLRYLDHPQGVPKVSPMTMELQELFPALMQPQVTVVAILGELLANLPRWDREAPMSLQCLRWDLEEYSRDLRATLHCTDDTWWHNIVTSDDGPVTSFSQALAAFRSTPWAPQNRVTMAASKWQQSVAVLVDSWAQLARKATQLRNTWREVATEAADRVATATAQARELQDEAARYGTAQENMVELGQALGREEGAEVVARREAQMRRKARVAASEARRATMVRQRVEAALGLLERLVAACDEATAFPRELQCRVGAIEAALKGTNVASPDVPEDLVVKVAVAEWLWEASARLVKGHLEGTLNDINAFYYGYGHNSLHYRGVAERCQRVIKDIPRLLRPLECPQSIPRVSPVDMEPQELSPALLQPQVTVVAIVGELLATLPSLDEEMLLVSPGCLYWELEEFTSNLWVTLYGTDATWCCRNVTSNDDYRLTSLSQALAAYKSTPWTTWDDVTMVASKWQWSVSMLMNSWAQLAMKATKLCNTWKGVANDAADRVAFYNARARALQDEAARYGTAQENIVELGQALGREEGADVVARHEAWVRREVKVSASEATRATMERQQAGVALGLLERLAAVCDEATAFPRELQRLLRDIEATLKETNEASLDVPEDLVAKVADAERLCEANAHLAKDHLAKTVRDIIKFLFPGGPASLSAREVAERCQRAIEDIPRLLRPLEYPQSVPKVFPVTMELQELSPALLQPQVTVVAILGDLLATLPSEDEINLLFTCRSDFYRDLRVLTWELRDTRHCTEDWRHCTVTWDDDDPVTSLSQALAAWESTPGMSQKRVTMAARNWQGLVNALVNSWARLARIATKLPNACRDLATKAANRAATATSQARELQDEAARYGTAQENMVELGQALGREEGAEVVARHEAQVRREAMVAASEARRATMVRQRLEASLGLLERLVAACDEATAFPRELQRLLKAIKAALKGTIEASPKVSEDLVAKVAVAEQLWEANARLAKDHLEGTLQGSIIFHFNGDGPTSPSACGVAGQCQRAMEYIARLLRPPEHPQSVPKVSPVSMELQKELQCLLWDTKAALKGTSEASPNVPEDLVAKVAVAEQLWEAKRRLAKDHLLRAVPGTSKFYFTGGPASPSACEVAEWCQRAIEDIPRLLRPPEHPQSVLNVSPVSVELQEPSLSQLLEALVSVVATLGEVTATVTGPYRGVRRCVPPKLLHAALRIFTWSLRKALERPGVSSLDDPGVPSLGQTLATLGATPGATWADVRATGSAWQELVAACEERWKQLFEEITKLRDACEDAALAWARDQQDKAIRRGTAGDNLAATAQQLMVALDRDEEASAGATHSAQVMAATSEAMGEAVVAPRPVRAAIRRRHWAEMALEPLQRLVDACDKGSEFISYMECQLRDIEAALEGTKEASPDVPEDLVAKVAKAEQLWEASTRLFRHHLLGTLGDIHDLLLSPYGGCGGPNGPGSRAVADRCQKAIEEIPRLLQDSDITAATSSRQ; this is encoded by the exons atGGAGCCCCAAGAG ctgtccccggccctgctgcagccacaggtcaccgtggtggccatcCTGGGCGAGCTGCTGGACACCCTGCCCAGCCTGGACGAGATGACTCTGCTCGTGTCCCCATTGCACCTGTACTGGGACCTGATGGACTTCACCAATGAGCTCCGCGACAGCCTGTATCGCATTGATGACACCTGGAGGCACTGTAATTTCATCTCTGATGATGATGACCCCCccacctccctgagccaggccctggccacccACAAGAGCAGCCCATGCACACGCTGGATCTGTGTGCGAATGAAGGCCTGGAAGTGGCCACGGTCAGTGGCTGCACTCAAGGACAGGTGGGCCGAGCTTGCCAGGAAGGCCACCAAGCTCCCCAATGcctgcagggatttggccaccAAGGCAGCCGACAGGGCGGCCACCGCCACTGCCCGGGCCAAGGAGCTGCAGGACAAGGCTGCCCGTTATtggacagctcaggaaaacatggtgaAGTTTCGTCAGGCCCTGGGCGGGGAGGACGGGGCTGAGGTGGTGGTCAGGCATgaagcccaggtgaggagagatgccatggtggctgccagcgaggcaagaagggccaccatggtgagacagcggctggaggtggccctggggctgctggagcgcttggtggccgcatgtgacgaagccaccgcgttccctcgggagctgcagcgcagggttggggacattgggtccATCCTGCGCTGGATAAATCAGGTGCCCTCCAGTATCCGTGAGGACTTGGTGGTCAAGGTGGCTGTGGCTgagtggctgtgggaggccaacgcccacctggccaaggatcacctggtGGGGACACTTCAAGACATCATCAAGTTCTATTTCCATGATGGTCCCACCAGCCTCAGTGCCCGTGAGGTGGCTgagcggtgccaaagagccatcgatgacatcccaaggctccttcgacCCCCGGATTGTCCCCAGAGTAtacccaatgtgtccccagtgaCCATGGAGCCCCAAGAG ctgtccctggctctgctgcagccacaggtcaccgtggtggccatcCTGGGCGAGATGCTGGCCACCCTGCACAGGCGGGATGAGATGACGCTGCTGCTCATGTCCACAGTGAGCCTGTACCGGGACCTGGAGGACTTCACTAGGGAGTTCCGGGCCACTCTGTATCCCATTGATGGCACCTGGTGGCGCCAGGATGTCCCTGTGGATGAGGATGACCCTCCGGTCTCCCTCAGCCAGGCCCTGGCCGCCTACAAGAGCACCCAATGGACCACCTCGTTCCGTGTGGAAATGGAGGTCGGGAAGTGGCAGCGTTCAGTGGATGTACTTGTGGGCAGGAGGGCCAAGCTGGCCTGGGCAGCCACCAAGCTCTGCAACACCTGCAGGGTGATGGTCACTGAGGCAGGCTACAGAGctgctactgccactgcccaggccagggagctgcaggccaCGGCTGCCCAttatgggacagctcaggaaaacatggtggaactgggtcaggccctgggcagggaggaggggatggaggtggTGGCCGGGCATGGAGCCCAGGTGAAGAGAAaggccagggtggctgccagaGAGGCAACAAGGGCaaccatggtgagacagcgggtggaggtggccctggggctgctggagcgcttggtggccgcgtgtgacgaagccaccgcattcccccgggagctgcagcgcctGCTCAGGGACACCAAGGCCACCCTGAAGGGGACAAAGAAGCAGTccatcaatgtccccaatgccttGGTGACCAAGGTGGCCATGGCCGAGCTGCTGTGGAAGACCAACAcccgcctggccaaggatcacctgggGAAGACACTTCCAGATGTCATTGAATTCTTGTTCAATGGTGGTCTTGACAGTCCCAGTGCCTGTGGGGTGGCTGAGCGGTGCCAAAGAGTCAttgaggacatcccaaggctccttcgacccccagagtgtccccagggtgtccccaaagtgtccccagtgaGCATGGAGCTCCAAGAG ctgtccccagccctgctgcagccacaggtcaccaTGGTGGCCATCCTGGGCGAGCTGCTAGCCACCCTGCCCAGGCAGGATGAGGAGATGCTGCCCGTGTCCCCATTGCACCTGTACTGGGACCTGGAGGAATTCACCAATGAGCTCCGGACCACCCTGTACTGTATTGATGACACCTGGAGGCACCAGAATGTCACCGTGAATGATGATGACCCTGTCAACTCCCTGAGCCAGGCCTTGGCTGCTTACAAGAGCACGCCATGGATCTCCCAGAACCCTGTGACAATGGCAACCAGGAAGTGGCAGGGGTTGGTGGCTGCACTTGTGAACAGCTGGGCCGAGCTGGCCAGGAAAGCAGCCGAGCTCCGCAACACCTGGAGGGAGGTGGTCACCGAGGCGGCCACTGcccgggccagggagctgcaggatgaGGCTGCCCGttatgggacagctcaggaaaacatggtggagctggatcaggccctgggcagggaggagggggccaAGGTGGTGGCTGGGCATgaagcccaggtgaggagagaggccagggtggctgccagcgaggcaacaagggccaccatggagaGACAGCAGCtggaggcggccctggggctgctggagcgcttggtggccgcgtgtgacgaagccactgcgttcccccgggagctgcagcgcagggttggggacattgaggctgccctgaaggggacaaatgaggTGTCCTGTGATGTCCCCAATGCCTTGATTGCCAAGGTGGCCGTGGCCgagtggctgtgggaggccagtgcccgcctggccaaggatcacctgggAGGGACACTTCAAGACATGATCGACTTCTATTATggttgtgctcctgacagccccCGTTGCCGCAGGATGGCGGAGTGGTGCCAAAGggccatcgaggacatcccaaggctccttcgacCCCCTGAGCGTCCCCAAGGTGTCTCTAAGGTGTCCCGAGTGAGCATGGAGCCCCAAGAG ctgtccccagccctgctgcagccacaggtcaccgtggtggccatcctgggcgagctgctggccaccctgcccagtCTGGACGCAATGATGATGCTGCTCCTGTCTCCAAGCTGCCTGTACTGGGACCTGATTGACTTCACCAGGGAGCTCCAGACCACCTTGTATCGCTTTGATGCCGCCTGGTGGTGCCGCAGTGTCACGTTCAATGACGATGACCCTCCCACCTCCCTGAGCCGGACCCTGGCTGCCTACAAGAGCACCAGATGGACCACCTGTTTCCATGTAAGACGGGCGACCAGCAAGTGGCAGTGGTCGGTGTCTATGCTCATGAACAGCTGGGCCCAgctggccagggcagccaccgAGCTCCGCAACAcctgcagggatttggccaccAAGGCGGCCGACAGAGAGGCCACCGCCACCGCCACCGCCCGGGCCAGGGCCCTGCAGGATGAGGCTGCCCGTTATTGGACAGCTCAAGAAAACATGGTggggctgggtcaggccctgggcagggaggaggggatggaggtggTGGCCGGGCATGAatcctgggtgaggagagaggccatgctggctgccagcgaggcaacaagggccaccatggtgagacagcgggtggaggcggccctggggctgctggagcgcttggtggccgcgtgtgacgaagccaccgcgttcccccgggagctgcagtgCCTGCTCAGGGACACCAAGGCCACTCTGGAGGCGACAAAGAAGCAGTCCATCAATGTCCCcgaggacttggtggccaaggtggccgtggccgagcggctgtgggaggccaacgccCGCCTGGGCAAGGATCACCTGGTGGCAACACTTGACAACATCACCAAGTTCTTGTTCCCTGGTGGTCTtgccagccccagtgcctgtgAAGTGGCCGAGTGGTGCCAAAGAGTcatcgaggacatcccaaggctccttcaaCCCCTGGAGCGTCCCAAGAGcatccccacggtgtccccagagACTATGGAGATTGAAGAG ctctcccttgccttgctgcagccacaggtcaccgtggtggccaccctgTGTGAGCTGCTGGCCAACCTGCCCAGGCAGGATGAGGAgatgctgctgcccatgtctccagaGGGCCTGTGCTCGGACCTAAAAAATTTCACCAGAGAGCTGCGGGAGAGCTTGTACTATATTGATGACACCTGGTGGCGCCGCGATGTCACCTGGGATTATGATGACCCTCCCACTtccgatgatgatgatgatgatgatgactctTACACCTATGATGGTGATGACCCCCCTACCTCCCTCAGCCAGGCCCTGGCTGCCTATGAGAGCACCCCATGGACGCGCTGCAATCATGTGACAATGGAGGCCAGTAAATGGCAGTTGTCAGTGTCTGTGCTTGTGGACAGCTGGGCCGAGCTGGTCAGGAAGGCCTCCAAGCTCCGCAAAGCCTGCAGGAAGATGGCCACCGAGGCAGCCGACAGGGCAGCCACCGCCACCAgccgggccagggagctgcaggccaTGGCTGCCCGTTATtggacagctcaggaaaacatggtggagctgggtcaggccctgggcagggaggagggggccaAGGTGGTGGCCGAGCATGAatcctgggtgaggagagaggccagggtggctgccagcaaggcaacaagggccaccatggtgagacagcggctggaggcggccctggggctgctggagcgcttggtggccacGTGTGACAAAGCCACCACGTTCCTCAGAGAGCTGCAGCGCAGGGTTGGGGACATCAAGGCTGCCCTGAAGGGGATAAGTGAagcatcccccaatgtccccaaagacttggtggccaaggtggccgtggctgagcggctgtgggaggccaacgcgcgcctggccaaggatcacctgctggggGCACTTGATGACATCACCGCCTTCGATTGCCATTTTCGTGATCTCAGCTGCTTTGCCGATGAGGTGGCCgagcggtgccaaagagccatcaaggacatcccaaggctccttcgaTACCTGGAtcatccccaaggtgtccccaaggtgtccccaatgaccatggagctccaagag CTTTTCCCGGCCCTGATGCAGCCACAGGTCACTGTCGTGGCCatcctgggtgagctgctggccAACCTGCCCAGGTGGGACCGGGAGGCGCCCATGTCCCTACAGTGTCTGCGCTGGGACCTGGAGGAATACTCCAGGGATCTCCGGGCCACCCTGCACTGCACTGATGACACCTGGTGGCACAACATTGTCACCTCCGATGATGGACCTGTCACCTCCTTTAGCCAGGCCCTGGCCGCCTTCAGGAGCACCCCATGGGCCCCTCAGAACCGTGTGACAATGGCAGCCAGCAAGTGGCAGCAGTCGGTGGCTGTGCTTGTGGACAGCTGGGCCCAGCTGGCCAGGAAAGCCACCCAGCTCCGCAACACCTGGAGGGAGGTGGCCACCGAGGCGGCCGACAGGGTGgccactgccactgcccaggccagggagctgcaggacgagGCTGCTCGttatgggacagctcaggaaaacatggtggagctgggtcaggccctgggcagggaggagggggccgaGGTGGTGGCCAGGCGTGAAGCCCAGATGAGGAGAAaggccagggtggctgccagcgaggcaagaagggccaccatggtgagacagcgagtggaggcggccctggggctgctggagcgcttggtggccgcgtgtgacgaagccactgcgttcccccgggagctgcagtgCAGAGTTGGGGCCATAGAGGCTgccctgaaggggacaaatgTGGCGTCCCCCGATGTCCCTGAGGACTTGGTGGTCAAGGTGGCTGTGGCCgagtggctgtgggaggccagcgcCCGCCTGGTCAAGGGTCACCTGGAGGGGACACTTAACGACATCAATGCGTTCTATTACGGTTATGGTCATAACAGCCTCCATTACCGCGGGGTGGCTGAGCGGTGCCAAAGAGTCAtcaaggacatcccaaggctccttcgacCCCTGGAGTGTCCCCAGAGCATCCCAAGGGTGTCCCCAGTGGACATGGAGCCCCAAGAG ctgtccccggccctgctgcagccacaggtcaccgtggtggccatcGTGGGCGAGttgctggccaccctgcccagtCTGGATGaggagatgctgctggtgtccccagggtgcctGTACTGGGAACTGGAGGAATTCACCTCGAATCTCTGGGTCACCCTATACGGCACTGATGCCACCTGGTGTTGCCGCAATGTCACCTCCAATGATGATTACCGTctcacctccctgagccaggccCTGGCTGCCTACAAGAGCACGCCATGGACTACCTGGGATGATGTGACAATGGTGGCCAGCAAGTGGCAGTGGTCGGTGTCTATGCTCATGAACAGCTGGGCCCAGCTGGCCATGAAGGCCACCAAGCTGTGCAACACCTGGAAGGGGGTGGCCAATGATGCGGCTGACAGGGTGGCCTTCTAcaatgcccgggccagggccctgcaggacgaggctgcccgttatgggacagctcaggaaaataTTGTagagctgggtcaggccctgggcagggaggagggggctgaTGTGGTGGCCAGGCATGAAGCTTGGGTGAGGAGGGAGGTCAAGGTGTctgccagcgaggcaacaagggccaccatggagaGACAGCAGGCAGgcgtggccctggggctgctggagcgcttggcgGCCGTGTGTGACGAAGCCACtgcgttcccccgggagctgcagcgcctGCTCAGGGACATTGAGGCCACCCTGAAGGAGACAAATGAGGCGTCTCTTGATGTCCCcgaggacttggtggccaaggtggccgaCGCCGAGCGGCTGTGTGAGGCCAACGCCCACCTGGCAAAGGATCACCTGGCAAAGACAGTTCGAGACATCATCAAGTTCTTGTTCCCTGGTGGTCCCGCCAGCCTCAGTGCCCGTGAGGTGGCTGAGCgctgccaaagagccatcgaGGACATTCCAAGGCTCCTTCGACCCCTGGAgtatccccaaagtgtccccaaggtgttcccAGTGACCATGGAGCTCCAAGAG ctgtccccggccctTCTGCAGCCACAGGTCACTGTCGTGGCCATCCtgggtgacctgctggccaccctgcccagtGAGGACGAGATTAATCTGCTGTTCACGTGTCGAAGTGACTTTTACAGGGACCTGAGGGTCCTCACCTGGGAGCTCCGGGACACCCGGCACTGCACTGAAGACTGGAGGCACTGCACTGTCACCTGGGATGATGATGACCCTGTCACCTCTCTTAGCCAGGCCCTGGCTGCCTGGGAGAGCACCCCAGGGATGTCCCAGAAGCGTGTGACAATGGCAGCCAGGAATTGGCAGGGGTTGGTAAATGCGCTTGTgaacagctgggccaggctggccaGGATAGCCACCAAGCTCCCCAATGcctgcagggatttggccaccAAGGCGGCCAACAGGGCAGCCACTGCCACCAGccaggccagggagctgcaggacgaggctgcccgttatgggacagctcaggaaaacatggtggagctgggtcaggccctgggcagggaggagggggccgaggtggtggccaggcatgaagcccaggtgaggagagaggccatggtggctgccagcgaggcaagaagggccaccatggtgagacagcggctggaggcgtccctggggctgctggagcgcttggtggccgcgtgtgacgaagccaccgcgttcccccgggagctgcagcgcctGCTGAAGGCCATCAAGGCTGCCCTGAAGGGGACAATTGAGGCGTCCCCCAAAGTCTctgaggacttggtggccaaggtggccgtggccgagcagctgtgggaggccaacgcccgcctggccaaggatcacctggAGGGGACACTTCAAGGCAGcattatttttcatttcaatGGTGATGGTCCCACCAGCCCCAGTGCCTGTGGGGTGGCCGGGCAGTGCCAAAGAGCCATGGAGTACATCGCAAGGCTCCTTCgacccccagagcatccccagagtgtccccaaggtgtccccagtgagcatggagctccaaaag gagctgcagtgccTGCTCTGGGACACCAAGGCCGCCCTGAAGGGGACAAGTGAagcatcccccaatgtccccgaggacttggtggccaaggtggccgtggccgagcagctgtgggaggccaagaggcgcctggccaaggatcacctcCTGAGGGCAGTTCCAGGCACCAGCAAGTTCTATTTCACTGGTGGTCccgccagccccagtgcctgtgAGGTGGCTGAATggtgccaaagagccatcgaggacatcccaaggctccttcgacccccagagcatccccagagcGTCCTCAATGTGTCCCCAGTGAGCGTGGAGCTCCAAGAG CcgtccctttcccagctgctggaggctctggTCTCCGTGGTGGCCACTCTGGGCGAGGTGACAGCCACCGTGACCGGGCCATACCGGGGCGTGCGGCGCTGTGTGCCCCCAAAGTTGCTGCACGCGGCCCTGAGGATCTTCACCTGGAGCCTCCGTAAGGCCCTGGAACGCCCCGGTGTCAGCTCCCTGGATgaccctggtgtcccctccctgggccagACCCTGGCCACCCTCGGGGCCACCCCGGGGGCCACCTGGGCCGATGTGAGAGCCACGGGCAGCGCCTGGCAGGAGTTGGTGGCTGCATGTGAGGAGAGATGGAAACAGCTGTTCGAGGAGATCACCAAGCTCCGTGATGCCTGCGAGGACGCAGCCCTCGCCTGGGCCAGGgaccagcaggacaaggccatccgcaggggcacagctggggacaacctggcagccacagcccagcagctgatgGTGGCCCTGGACAGGGATGAGGAGGCCTCGGCAGGGGCCACGCACAGTGCCCAGGTGATGGCAGCCACCAGTGAGGCCATGGGAGAGGCTGTGGTGGCCCCCAGGCCAGTGAGGGCAGCCATCAGGAGGAGACATTGGGCAGAAATGGCCCTGGAGCCACTGCAGCGCTTGGTGGATGCATGTGACAAAGGCAGTGAGTTTATCAGTTACATGGAGtgccagctcagggacatcgaggctgccctggaggggacaaaggaggcatcccccgatgtccccgaggacttggtggccaaagtggccaaggctgagcagctgtgggaggccagcaccCGCCTGTTCAGGCATCACCttctggggacacttggggacatccacGACCTCCTCTTGAGTCCCTATGGTGGCTGTGGTGGCCCCAATGGCCCTGGCAGCCGTGCGGTGGCTGACCGGTGCCAAAAAGCCATCGAGGAAATCCCAAGGCTGCTTCAGGATAGTGACATCACCGCTGCAACGTCATCGCGGCAGTGA